One Klebsiella electrica genomic window, CGGGATTAAAACATGAGCCATCCGCCGCATAGGGAACCAACAGTTCCAGGTCGGTATCTTCGGATGAGTCAGACGCTAACAACTGCCACGGCTCAACGCTCAGAGCGTTAGCCAGCACCTCAATCGCATCCAGAGACGCATTAGACCCACCGCGTTCAATGCGGCTCATATAGCTACGAGCAAACCCACACCGATCAGCAAACGCCTCTTGGCTCAATCCGGTGGCTATACGCAGTTCTTTTACCCGCTCGCCAAACTGTATTCTCAGGG contains:
- a CDS encoding helix-turn-helix domain-containing protein, coding for MRKSLRIQFGERVKELRIATGLSQEAFADRCGFARSYMSRIERGGSNASLDAIEVLANALSVEPWQLLASDSSEDTDLELLVPYAADGSCFNPGLASSRDGSFAVGEKVAQKRFGTFFEALEYLRSMETAKWRRPNASGNWGIVSAVRWDKLEK